Proteins from a genomic interval of Hippocampus zosterae strain Florida chromosome 14, ASM2543408v3, whole genome shotgun sequence:
- the LOC127614483 gene encoding ovarian cancer G-protein coupled receptor 1-like isoform X3 — protein MLEEGIMNCTVSHEIHQYLFCFVYIFVLLVGVPSNLYALYHAALQLKQKNELGVYLINLTVSDLLYLASLPLWLQYFFQDDDWRHREWLCQLCGFLLYENIYISIGFLCCISLDRYLAVVHPLRFTSLRSISAACLFSAIIWLKEVAVGVVFFRHKELSKNPNNQSVCFEHYPMRPWEYPINYYRVTIGFMFPLAILLISYLCVLRAVGQSAGTQPDQKTRIRQLVSSTILIFLICFSPYHVFLLVRTVLERDCNFITAKVLAEVFPWLFFDPRQDFSAAALATAVPIPTSRPQIPTMFRLTRTTATGL, from the exons ATGCTTGAGGAGGGCATTATGAACTGCACCGTCAGCCATGAAATCCACCAGTACCTCTTCTGCTTTGTGTATATCTTCGTACTACTG GTGGGTGTTCCCTCCAACCTGTACGCTCTGTACCATGCAGCACTGCAGCTAAAGCAAAAGAATGAGCTGGGGGTTTATTTGATAAACCTCACCGTGTCTGATCTATTATACCTGGCATCATTACCACTGTGGCTCCAATACTTTTTTCAG GATGACGATTGGCGTCACAGGGAATGGCTGTGTCAGTTGTGTGGCTTTCTTCTTTATGAGAACATCTACATCAGCATTGGCTTCCTATGCTGTATAAGTCTGGATCGTTACCTGGCTGTCGTTCACCCTTTGAG GTTCACCTCCCTGCGCTCTATAAGTGCAGCTTGTCTTTTCAGTGCCATCATCTGGCTGAAGGAAGTTGCGGTGGGCGTGGTTTTCTTCCGTCATAAAGAGCTGAGCAAAAATCCCAACAACCAATCGGTGTGCTTTGAGCACTACCCCATGCGGCCTTGGGAGTATCCAATCAACTACTACCGCGTCACTATTGGGTTCATGTTCCCGTTGGCCATCCTGCTG ATCAGCTACCTGTGCGTGCTTCGTGCTGTGGGCCAAAGTGCAGGCACGCAGCCAGATCAGAAGACCCGAATCCGACAGTTAGTTAGCAGTAccatcctcatcttcctcatctGTTTTTCCCCTTACCACGTCTTTCTGTTAGTTCGCACAGTTCTGGAGCGGGATTGCAACTTTATTACAG CGAAAGTGCTCGCCGAGGTTTTTCCCTGGCTATTTTTCGACCCGCGACAAGATTTCTCTGCTGCTGCCTTGGCAACTGCAGTGCCAATCCCAACATCTCGGCCACAGATTCCCACGATGTTCCGACTGACGAGAACGACGGCCACAGGGCTGTGA
- the LOC127614483 gene encoding ovarian cancer G-protein coupled receptor 1-like isoform X2, translating into MLEEGIMNCTVSHEIHQYLFCFVYIFVLLVGVPSNLYALYHAALQLKQKNELGVYLINLTVSDLLYLASLPLWLQYFFQDDDWRHREWLCQLCGFLLYENIYISIGFLCCISLDRYLAVVHPLSAIIWLKEVAVGVVFFRHKELSKNPNNQSVCFEHYPMRPWEYPINYYRVTIGFMFPLAILLISYLCVLRAVGQSAGTQPDQKTRIRQLVSSTILIFLICFSPYHVFLLVRTVLERDCNFITGIFNYYHLALLLTSLNCVADPALYCFVSESARRGFSLAIFRPATRFLCCCLGNCSANPNISATDSHDVPTDENDGHRAVILLDHVGKNRRNTILITVDDQKIIIPLT; encoded by the exons ATGCTTGAGGAGGGCATTATGAACTGCACCGTCAGCCATGAAATCCACCAGTACCTCTTCTGCTTTGTGTATATCTTCGTACTACTG GTGGGTGTTCCCTCCAACCTGTACGCTCTGTACCATGCAGCACTGCAGCTAAAGCAAAAGAATGAGCTGGGGGTTTATTTGATAAACCTCACCGTGTCTGATCTATTATACCTGGCATCATTACCACTGTGGCTCCAATACTTTTTTCAG GATGACGATTGGCGTCACAGGGAATGGCTGTGTCAGTTGTGTGGCTTTCTTCTTTATGAGAACATCTACATCAGCATTGGCTTCCTATGCTGTATAAGTCTGGATCGTTACCTGGCTGTCGTTCACCCTTTGAG TGCCATCATCTGGCTGAAGGAAGTTGCGGTGGGCGTGGTTTTCTTCCGTCATAAAGAGCTGAGCAAAAATCCCAACAACCAATCGGTGTGCTTTGAGCACTACCCCATGCGGCCTTGGGAGTATCCAATCAACTACTACCGCGTCACTATTGGGTTCATGTTCCCGTTGGCCATCCTGCTG ATCAGCTACCTGTGCGTGCTTCGTGCTGTGGGCCAAAGTGCAGGCACGCAGCCAGATCAGAAGACCCGAATCCGACAGTTAGTTAGCAGTAccatcctcatcttcctcatctGTTTTTCCCCTTACCACGTCTTTCTGTTAGTTCGCACAGTTCTGGAGCGGGATTGCAACTTTATTACAG GGATATTCAACTATTACCACCTAGCGCTGTTGTTGACCTCTTTGAACTGTGTGGCTGATCCCGCTCTCTACTGTTTTGTCAGCGAAAGTGCTCGCCGAGGTTTTTCCCTGGCTATTTTTCGACCCGCGACAAGATTTCTCTGCTGCTGCCTTGGCAACTGCAGTGCCAATCCCAACATCTCGGCCACAGATTCCCACGATGTTCCGACTGACGAGAACGACGGCCACAGGGCTGTGATTCTGCTCGATCACGTCGGCAAGAACCGCAGGAATACGATTCTAATCACTGTGGATGATCAAAAAATTATTATACCATTAACTTAA
- the LOC127614483 gene encoding ovarian cancer G-protein coupled receptor 1-like isoform X1: MLEEGIMNCTVSHEIHQYLFCFVYIFVLLVGVPSNLYALYHAALQLKQKNELGVYLINLTVSDLLYLASLPLWLQYFFQDDDWRHREWLCQLCGFLLYENIYISIGFLCCISLDRYLAVVHPLRFTSLRSISAACLFSAIIWLKEVAVGVVFFRHKELSKNPNNQSVCFEHYPMRPWEYPINYYRVTIGFMFPLAILLISYLCVLRAVGQSAGTQPDQKTRIRQLVSSTILIFLICFSPYHVFLLVRTVLERDCNFITGIFNYYHLALLLTSLNCVADPALYCFVSESARRGFSLAIFRPATRFLCCCLGNCSANPNISATDSHDVPTDENDGHRAVILLDHVGKNRRNTILITVDDQKIIIPLT; this comes from the exons ATGCTTGAGGAGGGCATTATGAACTGCACCGTCAGCCATGAAATCCACCAGTACCTCTTCTGCTTTGTGTATATCTTCGTACTACTG GTGGGTGTTCCCTCCAACCTGTACGCTCTGTACCATGCAGCACTGCAGCTAAAGCAAAAGAATGAGCTGGGGGTTTATTTGATAAACCTCACCGTGTCTGATCTATTATACCTGGCATCATTACCACTGTGGCTCCAATACTTTTTTCAG GATGACGATTGGCGTCACAGGGAATGGCTGTGTCAGTTGTGTGGCTTTCTTCTTTATGAGAACATCTACATCAGCATTGGCTTCCTATGCTGTATAAGTCTGGATCGTTACCTGGCTGTCGTTCACCCTTTGAG GTTCACCTCCCTGCGCTCTATAAGTGCAGCTTGTCTTTTCAGTGCCATCATCTGGCTGAAGGAAGTTGCGGTGGGCGTGGTTTTCTTCCGTCATAAAGAGCTGAGCAAAAATCCCAACAACCAATCGGTGTGCTTTGAGCACTACCCCATGCGGCCTTGGGAGTATCCAATCAACTACTACCGCGTCACTATTGGGTTCATGTTCCCGTTGGCCATCCTGCTG ATCAGCTACCTGTGCGTGCTTCGTGCTGTGGGCCAAAGTGCAGGCACGCAGCCAGATCAGAAGACCCGAATCCGACAGTTAGTTAGCAGTAccatcctcatcttcctcatctGTTTTTCCCCTTACCACGTCTTTCTGTTAGTTCGCACAGTTCTGGAGCGGGATTGCAACTTTATTACAG GGATATTCAACTATTACCACCTAGCGCTGTTGTTGACCTCTTTGAACTGTGTGGCTGATCCCGCTCTCTACTGTTTTGTCAGCGAAAGTGCTCGCCGAGGTTTTTCCCTGGCTATTTTTCGACCCGCGACAAGATTTCTCTGCTGCTGCCTTGGCAACTGCAGTGCCAATCCCAACATCTCGGCCACAGATTCCCACGATGTTCCGACTGACGAGAACGACGGCCACAGGGCTGTGATTCTGCTCGATCACGTCGGCAAGAACCGCAGGAATACGATTCTAATCACTGTGGATGATCAAAAAATTATTATACCATTAACTTAA